A genome region from Pseudomonas anguilliseptica includes the following:
- the ureE gene encoding urease accessory protein UreE, translated as MLVIHRRIAAQPHWDAELELSFEARSKSRLRCFSRTGEDVGLFLERGQPALHDGECLQAEDGRIVRVVARAEPLLHVTCATPFELMRAAYHLGNRHVALQLGDGWLRLPDDYVLKAMLEQLGAMVELIEAPYQPEQGAYGGGHHHSHAGDAEFSYTPRLHQFGARK; from the coding sequence ATGTTGGTGATCCACCGCCGTATTGCCGCCCAGCCACACTGGGACGCCGAACTTGAACTGAGCTTCGAGGCCCGCAGCAAAAGCCGCCTGCGCTGCTTCAGCCGCACCGGCGAAGATGTCGGCCTGTTCCTCGAACGTGGCCAGCCGGCGTTGCACGACGGCGAATGCCTGCAAGCCGAAGACGGCCGCATCGTCCGCGTGGTCGCCCGCGCCGAGCCGCTGCTGCACGTTACCTGCGCCACCCCCTTCGAATTGATGCGCGCCGCCTACCACTTGGGCAACCGCCACGTCGCCCTGCAACTCGGCGATGGCTGGCTGCGCCTGCCGGATGACTACGTGCTCAAGGCCATGCTCGAACAGCTGGGCGCCATGGTGGAACTGATCGAGGCGCCCTACCAACCCGAGCAAGGCGCTTACGGCGGAGGCCACCACCACTCCCATGCCGGCGATGCCGAGTTCAGCTATACGCCGCGCCTGCATCAGTTTGGTGCGCGCAAGTGA
- a CDS encoding mechanosensitive ion channel family protein, translating to MEETNLINLGTEKVADLYNLVAQYGAVFAIKIISAIAFWVIGRWLIGFAVGMVQKALGQQRVDPIVLRYVGNFISVTLNIILVIGILGYFGVQTTSLAALIAAVGLAIGMAWSGLLANLAAGGFIIVLRPFKVGDFISAGGVTGTVTEIGLFVTAINTPDNVMTLVGNNKIFSDNIQNFSHNAFRRVDLQAQLSGAADYKAAVALLKERIAGIANVLSEPAVDVEIIEFNLVGPVLAVRPYCHPDHYWQVYFDSNKMIKDALGEGGFPAPMPAQTVIMQQAG from the coding sequence ATGGAAGAAACCAACCTGATCAATCTCGGCACCGAGAAAGTTGCCGATCTCTACAACCTGGTCGCGCAGTACGGCGCGGTGTTTGCCATCAAGATCATCTCGGCAATTGCCTTTTGGGTGATCGGCCGCTGGCTGATCGGCTTTGCCGTTGGCATGGTGCAGAAGGCCCTGGGCCAGCAGCGGGTCGACCCGATCGTGCTGCGCTATGTCGGCAACTTTATCTCGGTGACCCTTAATATCATTCTGGTTATCGGTATTCTTGGTTACTTTGGCGTGCAGACCACCAGCCTGGCGGCGCTAATTGCGGCGGTCGGTCTGGCCATCGGCATGGCCTGGTCGGGGCTGCTGGCCAACCTGGCGGCGGGCGGTTTTATCATCGTGCTGCGGCCGTTCAAGGTGGGTGACTTTATCAGCGCCGGTGGGGTTACCGGCACCGTCACCGAGATCGGCCTGTTCGTCACCGCGATCAATACCCCGGACAACGTGATGACCCTGGTGGGTAACAACAAGATCTTCTCCGACAATATCCAGAACTTCAGCCACAACGCGTTTCGCCGGGTCGATCTGCAGGCGCAGCTGTCCGGTGCGGCAGATTACAAAGCCGCTGTGGCGCTGCTCAAGGAACGTATTGCGGGTATCGCCAATGTGCTGAGCGAGCCGGCGGTGGATGTGGAAATTATCGAGTTCAATCTGGTTGGCCCGGTGCTGGCAGTGCGTCCGTATTGCCACCCCGACCATTACTGGCAGGTGTATTTCGATAGTAACAAGATGATCAAGGATGCCCTCGGCGAAGGCGGCTTCCCAGCGCCGATGCCGGCGCAGACGGTGATCATGCAGCAGGCGGGGTAA
- a CDS encoding ferredoxin reductase, with protein MALLPFAWVRGLASLLYPLRALVAHGWLRESDVDAGLKLLHPALRLNRVFAQVTQRQWVADDMLELTLQANGNWHGAQPGQHLQLYLERDGVRLSRSYSLTAVQPKGRVQIAVKHQAAGRVSPYLLEHLAVGDVLELGPVYGELSWPEAQQGVLLLAAGSGITPLLGMLRAALAQGFSAPITLLHYVREQGQRGFVAELQALQAQHSNLQVRWSLTAAGAESGALTGRFAGEHLTEVTQLDQRRVLACGPAGFVAQVQQWWQAASLPGALQVEAFTAPMLHADVSLRQVRLGFARSHQQATANNQHSLLEQAEAHGLQPVHGCRQGICASCTCTLLSGTVRDLRSGALFSEPGQPIRLCVSAPHSDVEIDL; from the coding sequence ATGGCCCTTCTTCCTTTTGCCTGGGTACGTGGGCTTGCCAGCCTGCTGTATCCACTGCGCGCGCTGGTCGCCCACGGCTGGCTGCGGGAAAGTGATGTCGATGCCGGGTTGAAGTTGCTGCACCCGGCGCTGCGGCTGAATCGGGTGTTCGCGCAGGTTACCCAGCGCCAGTGGGTGGCCGATGACATGCTCGAATTGACCCTGCAGGCCAATGGCAACTGGCACGGCGCGCAGCCGGGCCAACACCTGCAGCTGTACCTCGAGCGCGATGGCGTACGCCTGAGCCGCAGTTACAGCCTGACTGCGGTGCAGCCGAAAGGCCGTGTGCAGATCGCGGTTAAGCATCAGGCCGCTGGCCGCGTCTCGCCTTACCTGCTGGAGCATCTGGCGGTGGGCGATGTGCTGGAGTTGGGGCCTGTGTATGGCGAGCTGAGCTGGCCCGAGGCGCAACAGGGCGTGTTGCTGTTGGCTGCGGGCAGTGGCATCACGCCGCTGCTGGGCATGCTGCGCGCCGCGCTGGCTCAGGGTTTCAGCGCACCGATCACGCTGCTGCATTACGTGCGTGAGCAGGGTCAGCGCGGTTTTGTCGCTGAGCTGCAGGCCCTGCAGGCGCAACACAGCAATCTGCAGGTGCGTTGGTCGCTGACCGCTGCCGGGGCTGAGTCGGGAGCCCTGACTGGGCGTTTTGCTGGCGAGCATCTGACCGAGGTCACGCAGCTGGACCAGCGCCGTGTGCTGGCTTGCGGTCCGGCGGGGTTTGTCGCCCAGGTGCAGCAGTGGTGGCAGGCCGCCAGCTTGCCTGGTGCGTTGCAGGTTGAGGCCTTCACTGCGCCCATGCTGCACGCCGACGTCAGCTTGCGCCAGGTGCGTTTGGGTTTTGCTCGTAGCCATCAGCAGGCGACTGCCAATAATCAGCACAGCTTGCTGGAACAGGCCGAGGCCCATGGCCTGCAGCCGGTGCATGGCTGTCGCCAGGGCATCTGCGCCAGTTGTACCTGCACCTTGCTTAGCGGCACGGTGCGCGATTTGCGCAGTGGTGCGCTGTTTAGCGAGCCCGGGCAGCCCATACGCTTGTGTGTAAGTGCCCCTCACAGCGACGTCGAAATTGATCTTTAA
- a CDS encoding urease accessory protein UreF has translation MNKAWALLRLASPQLPIGGYSYSQGLEMAVEQGLVDDAASAERWIADQLLLNLARFEAPLLLAHCQAAASEDWAQLRQLAEQQRASRETRELRLENRQMGYSLQQLLSGLPELDQPAQLLFSELDEPGLAIGWALAARAWQIAPEDALAAWLWGWLENQLAVLMKTLPLGQQAAQRLTTQLLPLLDQAQRQASELEPQHWGSAAFGLALASMAHERQYSRLFRS, from the coding sequence ATGAATAAGGCCTGGGCGCTACTGAGACTGGCAAGTCCTCAATTACCTATTGGCGGCTACAGCTATTCCCAGGGCCTGGAAATGGCCGTCGAACAGGGTCTGGTCGATGACGCCGCAAGCGCTGAGCGCTGGATTGCCGATCAGCTGTTGCTGAATCTCGCGCGCTTCGAGGCGCCGCTGCTGCTCGCCCATTGCCAGGCCGCCGCCAGCGAGGACTGGGCCCAGCTGCGCCAGCTCGCCGAACAGCAACGCGCCAGCCGTGAAACCCGCGAACTGCGCCTGGAAAACCGGCAAATGGGCTACTCCCTGCAGCAGCTGCTCAGTGGCCTACCCGAGCTGGATCAGCCGGCGCAGCTGCTGTTCAGCGAACTGGACGAACCCGGCCTGGCCATTGGCTGGGCGCTGGCGGCACGAGCCTGGCAGATCGCGCCAGAGGATGCCCTTGCCGCCTGGCTCTGGGGCTGGCTGGAAAACCAGCTGGCGGTGCTGATGAAAACCCTGCCGCTGGGCCAGCAAGCCGCCCAGCGTCTGACCACACAACTGCTGCCGCTGCTCGATCAGGCCCAGCGCCAGGCTAGCGAGCTGGAACCGCAACACTGGGGCAGTGCCGCCTTCGGCCTGGCCCTGGCGAGCATGGCGCATGAGCGCCAGTACAGCCGCTTATTCCGCTCTTGA
- a CDS encoding transglutaminase family protein, translated as MSSAFYQILHDTHYRYAAPVSLAQQLAHLWPRACPWQRSHEQQLLVSPQPCQRQDTLDVFGNPLTRLVFERPHDELKVSARLQVEVLARPALDLQASPPWEDACTALRYSGQALLPGVLEATRFRFESPYVHLKQVFSDYAADCFTPGRPLLAAVDGLMQKIFSEFSFDAAATQVATPLLQVLEERRGVCQDFAHLMLACLRSRGLAARYVSGYLLTQPPPGQPRLIGADASHAWVSVFCPEQGWVDFDPTNNIRPALEHITLAWGRDFADVSPLRGVILGGGSHDPEVQVTVLPLSSALA; from the coding sequence ATGAGCAGCGCCTTCTACCAGATTCTGCACGACACCCATTACCGCTATGCCGCCCCGGTATCGCTGGCCCAGCAGCTGGCGCACCTGTGGCCGCGCGCCTGCCCCTGGCAGCGTAGCCATGAGCAGCAGCTGTTGGTCAGCCCACAGCCGTGCCAGCGTCAGGATACTCTGGATGTGTTCGGCAACCCGCTGACCCGCCTGGTGTTCGAGCGCCCGCATGACGAACTCAAAGTCAGCGCGCGCCTGCAGGTCGAAGTGCTGGCGCGCCCAGCGTTGGATCTGCAGGCGTCACCGCCCTGGGAAGACGCCTGCACCGCGCTGCGCTACAGCGGTCAGGCGCTGCTGCCTGGGGTGCTGGAGGCGACGCGTTTTCGTTTCGAGTCGCCCTATGTGCACCTCAAGCAGGTGTTCAGCGATTATGCGGCGGATTGCTTTACCCCAGGTCGACCGCTGTTGGCAGCGGTCGACGGGCTGATGCAGAAGATTTTCAGCGAATTCAGCTTCGATGCCGCCGCCACTCAAGTGGCCACGCCGCTGTTACAGGTGTTGGAGGAACGCCGCGGTGTGTGCCAAGACTTTGCCCACCTGATGCTTGCGTGTTTGCGTTCACGCGGGCTGGCGGCGCGCTATGTCAGTGGTTACCTGCTGACTCAGCCGCCGCCCGGCCAGCCCCGACTGATCGGTGCCGATGCCTCGCACGCCTGGGTCTCGGTATTTTGCCCAGAGCAGGGCTGGGTGGATTTCGACCCGACCAACAATATCCGCCCGGCGCTGGAACATATCACCCTGGCCTGGGGCCGCGACTTTGCCGATGTCTCGCCGCTGCGCGGGGTGATTCTCGGCGGCGGCAGCCACGATCCCGAGGTGCAGGTCACGGTGCTGCCGTTATCCAGTGCGCTGGCTTGA
- a CDS encoding fatty acid desaturase family protein: MRRDRELSMDEMHAFGNELDVLRQRTLADLGEADARYIRRIRAAVRCCCWSGRALLMLGWFPPTWLLGTLLLGLGKILENMELGHNVMHGQYDWMNDPEFAGRSYEWDIAGPSDFWRHTHNHVHHTWTNVLGMDDDVGYGVVRLFPEQRWKPFYRWQPLWVTIQALLFQYSVAIQHLRLDKVYKGKLSKAEVRPLIKQFNAKILRQWGKDYLFFPLLALLIGANAVAVLAGNTVANLIRNLWTFTVIFCGHFTEQAAVFSKESVVGESRGHWYLRQLRGSSNLNGGPLFHILTGNLSHQIEHHLFPYLPARRYAAMAVKVREIAERYGQVYNNGSLWKQFATVLKRIWIYRRRPLEAMPAGL; encoded by the coding sequence ATGCGTCGTGACCGTGAACTCTCCATGGATGAAATGCACGCCTTCGGCAACGAGCTGGACGTCTTGCGCCAACGCACCCTGGCTGATCTGGGCGAGGCAGATGCGCGCTATATCCGTCGTATCCGCGCTGCGGTGCGCTGCTGTTGCTGGAGCGGTCGGGCCTTGCTGATGCTTGGTTGGTTTCCGCCGACCTGGTTGCTCGGCACCTTGCTGCTGGGCCTGGGCAAGATTCTGGAGAATATGGAGTTGGGCCATAACGTCATGCACGGCCAGTACGACTGGATGAATGATCCCGAATTTGCCGGGCGCAGCTATGAGTGGGATATCGCCGGGCCTAGTGACTTCTGGCGGCACACCCATAACCATGTGCATCACACCTGGACCAATGTACTGGGCATGGATGATGACGTGGGGTATGGCGTGGTGCGGCTGTTTCCCGAACAACGCTGGAAGCCGTTCTACCGCTGGCAGCCGCTGTGGGTGACGATTCAGGCGCTGTTGTTCCAGTACTCGGTGGCGATCCAGCACTTGCGTCTGGACAAGGTCTACAAGGGCAAGCTGAGCAAGGCCGAGGTGCGCCCGCTGATCAAACAGTTCAACGCCAAGATCCTGCGGCAGTGGGGTAAGGATTACCTGTTCTTTCCGTTGCTGGCGCTGCTTATCGGGGCCAATGCCGTGGCGGTGCTGGCCGGGAATACCGTGGCCAACCTGATCCGCAATCTGTGGACCTTCACGGTGATCTTCTGCGGTCACTTTACCGAGCAGGCGGCGGTGTTCAGCAAGGAGTCGGTGGTCGGCGAGAGCCGCGGTCACTGGTACCTGCGTCAGCTGCGCGGGTCCAGCAACCTGAATGGCGGGCCGCTGTTTCATATCCTCACCGGCAACCTGAGCCATCAGATCGAACACCACCTGTTTCCCTATCTACCGGCTCGGCGCTATGCGGCGATGGCCGTGAAGGTGCGCGAGATTGCCGAGCGCTATGGACAGGTCTACAACAACGGCAGCTTGTGGAAGCAGTTCGCGACGGTGCTTAAGCGGATCTGGATCTACCGCCGCCGTCCGTTAGAGGCTATGCCGGCTGGGCTTTGA
- the ureG gene encoding urease accessory protein UreG has translation MNSQPLRVGIGGPVGSGKTALTLALCLALRERYNLAVVTNDIYTQEDAQFLVRNEALAPERIIGVETGGCPHTAIREDASINLEAVDQLNRRFPGLDLIIVESGGDNLSATFSPELSDLTIYVIDVSAGDKLPRKGGPGICKSDLLVINKVDLAPLVGASLEVMERDTLKMRGDKPFVFSNQKIGQGLEQIIAFIERHGMLTAA, from the coding sequence ATGAACAGCCAACCCCTGCGCGTCGGCATCGGTGGCCCGGTCGGTTCCGGCAAGACCGCCCTGACTCTGGCCCTGTGCCTGGCCCTGCGCGAGCGCTACAACCTGGCGGTGGTGACCAACGATATCTACACCCAGGAAGACGCGCAGTTTCTGGTGCGCAACGAGGCCCTGGCGCCGGAGCGGATCATCGGCGTAGAAACCGGCGGCTGTCCGCACACGGCGATCCGCGAAGACGCCTCGATCAACCTGGAAGCGGTGGATCAACTCAACCGGCGTTTCCCAGGCCTGGACCTGATCATCGTCGAGTCCGGCGGCGACAACCTCTCGGCCACCTTCAGCCCGGAGCTGTCGGACCTGACCATCTATGTGATCGACGTATCGGCCGGCGACAAGCTGCCGCGCAAAGGCGGCCCTGGCATCTGCAAGTCCGACCTGCTGGTGATCAACAAGGTCGACCTGGCCCCGCTGGTCGGCGCCTCACTGGAGGTAATGGAACGCGACACCCTGAAGATGCGTGGCGACAAGCCATTCGTGTTCAGCAACCAGAAGATCGGCCAAGGCCTTGAGCAGATCATCGCCTTTATCGAACGGCACGGCATGCTCACGGCCGCTTGA
- a CDS encoding glycerophosphodiester phosphodiesterase: protein MLRVTRFLSVPLLLLAIALGVLALTSKPAQPAAVLSSFAEQPLVIAHRGGKGLWPENSLFAFERASDLGVDMLEMDLHLSSDGELVVIHDSPLERTTNGEGPVAALSLAQLQALDAGYRWSADGGQSYPYRGQGVRIPTFTEVLERFPNIPKVIEIKVPDVGMEAQLCDALAANQQRDKVIVGSFYDRSLQLFREQCPGVATSAGPGSVRLLVALNWVGLGSLLSPSYQALQIPEAHGGLPVASPSLLKTAAQRGLNVQLWTINEQPDMRRLLDLGAHALITDYPDRALQVLGRSTQISALED from the coding sequence ATGCTGCGCGTTACCCGCTTTCTCTCTGTTCCACTGCTGTTGCTGGCCATCGCCCTCGGCGTACTGGCCCTGACCAGCAAACCGGCCCAACCGGCGGCGGTGCTCAGCAGCTTTGCCGAGCAACCGCTGGTGATTGCCCACCGGGGCGGCAAAGGCCTGTGGCCGGAGAACAGCCTATTTGCCTTCGAGCGCGCCAGCGACCTGGGCGTAGACATGCTGGAGATGGACCTGCACCTGTCCAGCGACGGCGAACTGGTGGTGATCCACGACAGCCCCCTGGAGCGCACCACCAATGGTGAAGGCCCGGTTGCCGCGCTCAGCCTGGCGCAGTTGCAAGCACTGGACGCCGGTTATCGCTGGAGCGCCGATGGTGGCCAAAGCTACCCCTACCGCGGCCAGGGTGTGCGTATCCCGACCTTTACCGAAGTGCTCGAACGTTTCCCCAACATCCCCAAAGTGATTGAAATCAAGGTGCCGGATGTCGGTATGGAAGCGCAGCTGTGTGATGCCCTTGCAGCGAACCAGCAACGCGACAAGGTGATTGTCGGCAGTTTCTATGACCGCAGCCTGCAGCTGTTCCGTGAACAGTGCCCAGGCGTTGCGACCTCCGCAGGCCCAGGCTCGGTGCGCCTGCTGGTGGCGCTCAACTGGGTCGGCCTGGGCAGCTTGCTGTCGCCCTCTTACCAGGCGCTGCAGATTCCCGAAGCCCACGGTGGCCTGCCCGTTGCCAGCCCAAGCCTGCTCAAGACCGCCGCACAGCGCGGGCTTAACGTGCAACTGTGGACCATCAATGAACAACCGGACATGCGCCGCCTGCTCGACCTGGGTGCACACGCGCTGATCACCGACTACCCGGATCGCGCCCTGCAGGTGCTCGGACGCTCAACGCAGATCAGCGCCCTGGAAGACTAA
- a CDS encoding TetR family transcriptional regulator translates to MQSHARLKPLQPRAEQKLQTRHALMDAARSLMGSGRGFGSLSLREVARCAGIVPTGFYRHFEDMDALGLALIAEVGETFRETIRQVRHHEFEVGGVIDASVRIFLDAVAANRSQFLFLAREQYGGSLLVRQAVGALRERITADLVADLAAMPKLQHFDAPAQNVIADLVVKTVFATLPELIDPPAAPLPMHASPEVKMIEQLRFIFIGAKHWQGLGQTRD, encoded by the coding sequence ATGCAGAGCCATGCCCGCTTGAAACCACTACAACCGCGCGCCGAACAAAAACTGCAAACCCGCCACGCCCTGATGGACGCAGCGCGCAGCCTGATGGGCAGCGGCCGTGGCTTTGGCAGCCTGAGCCTGCGCGAAGTGGCGCGCTGCGCCGGCATCGTGCCGACTGGTTTCTACCGGCACTTCGAGGATATGGACGCCCTGGGCCTGGCGCTGATCGCCGAGGTCGGCGAAACCTTCCGCGAAACCATTCGCCAGGTACGCCATCACGAGTTCGAAGTGGGCGGCGTGATCGACGCTTCGGTGCGCATCTTCCTCGACGCAGTGGCGGCCAACCGTTCGCAATTCCTGTTTCTCGCCCGCGAGCAGTACGGCGGCTCGCTGCTGGTACGCCAGGCCGTGGGCGCGCTGCGCGAACGCATCACCGCCGACCTGGTGGCGGATCTTGCGGCCATGCCGAAACTGCAACACTTCGACGCCCCGGCGCAGAACGTGATCGCCGACCTGGTGGTAAAAACCGTATTCGCCACCCTGCCAGAACTGATCGACCCTCCTGCAGCGCCCCTGCCGATGCACGCCTCGCCCGAGGTCAAAATGATCGAGCAGCTGCGCTTTATCTTTATCGGTGCAAAGCACTGGCAAGGCCTCGGGCAAACCCGCGACTGA
- a CDS encoding DUF808 domain-containing protein: MAGASLLTLLDDIAAVLDDVAVMTKVAAKKTAGVLGDDLALNAQQVSGVRAERELPVVWAVAKGSFKNKLILVPAALLISAFAPWAVTPLLMFGGAFLCYEGFEKLAHKFLHSKAEDQAQHAELLHAVADPEVDMLAFEKDKIKGAIRTDFILSAEIIAITLGSVALASFGKQVAVLSAIALVMTVGVYGLVAGIVKLDDAGLYLNQRTGEGLGGRLQRSIGRGILFTAPYMMKTLSILGTAAMFMVGGGILVHGVDSAQQWVNALTESVASSSGLFAALLPTLLNAIAGIIAGAIALLLVNLATRIWKAVKPSKTQA; encoded by the coding sequence ATGGCCGGCGCTAGCCTGTTAACCCTGCTCGATGATATTGCCGCCGTTCTCGACGATGTGGCGGTAATGACCAAAGTCGCCGCCAAGAAAACTGCCGGAGTACTCGGCGACGACCTGGCGCTGAATGCCCAGCAGGTCAGCGGCGTACGCGCCGAACGTGAGCTGCCGGTGGTGTGGGCGGTGGCCAAGGGCTCGTTCAAGAACAAACTGATTCTGGTGCCTGCCGCCCTGCTGATCAGCGCCTTCGCGCCCTGGGCGGTGACGCCGCTGCTGATGTTCGGCGGCGCCTTCCTCTGCTACGAAGGCTTCGAGAAGCTCGCGCACAAGTTCCTCCACAGCAAAGCCGAGGACCAGGCGCAGCATGCAGAACTGCTGCACGCCGTGGCCGACCCTGAAGTGGACATGCTGGCGTTCGAGAAGGACAAGATCAAAGGCGCGATTCGCACCGACTTTATTCTCTCGGCAGAAATCATTGCCATCACCCTCGGCTCCGTGGCCCTGGCCAGTTTCGGCAAGCAGGTCGCGGTGCTGTCCGCCATCGCCCTAGTGATGACGGTTGGGGTTTATGGCCTGGTGGCGGGTATCGTCAAGCTGGACGACGCCGGCCTCTACCTCAATCAGCGCACTGGCGAAGGCCTGGGCGGCCGCCTGCAACGCAGCATCGGCCGCGGCATTCTGTTTACCGCGCCATACATGATGAAAACCCTGTCGATTCTCGGCACCGCGGCGATGTTTATGGTCGGCGGCGGCATCCTTGTTCATGGTGTGGACTCAGCCCAACAATGGGTAAATGCACTAACTGAGAGTGTTGCATCCAGCAGCGGCCTGTTCGCGGCCTTGCTGCCAACCCTGCTGAATGCCATCGCCGGGATTATCGCAGGGGCCATTGCCCTACTGCTGGTCAACCTGGCGACCCGCATCTGGAAAGCGGTGAAACCGAGCAAGACGCAAGCCTGA
- a CDS encoding HupE/UreJ family protein, translating into MNLRKTLFAIALFLSPAVAFAHAGHDHSGLMAGLAHPVFGLDHLLAMLAVGLWAAQQSGAARWALPLTFVGSMLIGGLLGFNGLQIPLMETGIAASVLAFGLLVAVAIRLPMVIAIALTALFALTHGVAHGLELPELASPWGYAAGFVVATAALHASGYALVRLLPQAAAPVVRILGAASAVTGAWLLAG; encoded by the coding sequence ATGAACCTGCGCAAAACCCTGTTCGCCATTGCTTTGTTTCTCAGCCCAGCGGTGGCCTTCGCCCACGCGGGCCACGATCACTCTGGATTGATGGCCGGCCTGGCGCATCCAGTCTTCGGCCTTGATCACCTGCTGGCGATGCTCGCCGTCGGCCTGTGGGCTGCGCAGCAATCCGGCGCGGCGCGCTGGGCGCTGCCGCTGACTTTTGTTGGCAGCATGCTGATTGGCGGCCTGCTGGGCTTTAACGGCCTGCAGATTCCGCTGATGGAAACCGGCATCGCCGCTTCGGTATTGGCCTTCGGCCTGCTGGTGGCAGTCGCCATCCGCCTGCCGATGGTGATCGCCATCGCCCTGACTGCGCTGTTTGCCCTGACCCATGGCGTCGCCCACGGCCTGGAGCTGCCGGAACTGGCCAGCCCATGGGGCTATGCCGCAGGTTTCGTGGTGGCCACTGCGGCCCTGCACGCCAGCGGCTATGCCCTGGTGCGTCTGCTGCCGCAGGCCGCTGCACCGGTGGTGCGCATACTCGGCGCCGCCTCGGCCGTAACCGGCGCCTGGCTGTTGGCCGGCTGA